A window of Christiangramia forsetii KT0803 contains these coding sequences:
- a CDS encoding penicillin-binding protein 1A, with product MLAYIKRHPKLKWALIIFTSLIVLFFLFFGSIYFGMWGKIPSSKELTELKQNKATQVLAANGKLIGKFYIFDRQPIDFSQLPPYLNEALIATEDARFYEHDGIDNRSLLRVFFKSILLQDESAGGGSTITLQLAKNIYGRRDFGMFGIVINKMQEAVIAKRLENIYSKDEIIQLYFNTVPFSDNTYGIESASLKFFNKHTSALSLEEAAVLVGMLKASHYYNPRIFPERSRLRRDVVLMQMSKYDYLSVEEAEEAKMQPLVLDYKSYSNNKGVAPYFREQIRKDVSKILDTLKNKDGQKYNIYRDGLIVHTTLNYEMQQLAEEAMTEHMSELQQEHEKSYGNYAPWIRNKDILNSAIKRSGRYQNLQKDGMSERDILKELEKTRPTELFEYEGMETKNVSTIDSISHYLKFLNSGLLAVSPKNGAVQAWVGGVDFRFFKYDHVAQSKRQVGSTFKPFVYTAALESGIDPCSYFSVREVTYADGWTPSNSSSEGDDPNMNYNLKTALSQSMNTIAVKVLMETGIEKVINQARKMGIVSDLPQVPSIALGTASLNLGELTSAYTSFVNDGRYSKPYYITKIEDGNGNLLAEFQPEVSKTRAFSEDTRKIMLNMMQATVNEGTATRLRYKYGLQNDIAGKTGTTQDNKDGWFVGITPELVCVTWVGADDHRIGFRNTGIGQGANSALPVFAKLMQKMNADSEFNNITNARFQPLSRELAELMECPPEERDNFFERLFSGNKNKNSRNEEKDDKKKKKGFFKRLFGKKDDN from the coding sequence ATGTTAGCATACATAAAAAGGCACCCAAAATTAAAATGGGCTTTAATTATATTTACCAGTTTAATAGTACTATTCTTCTTGTTTTTTGGAAGTATCTATTTTGGAATGTGGGGAAAGATCCCAAGTTCTAAAGAGCTTACCGAGCTAAAACAAAATAAAGCAACCCAGGTTCTTGCAGCCAATGGTAAACTTATTGGGAAGTTTTATATATTCGACAGGCAACCTATTGATTTTTCGCAACTCCCACCCTACCTTAACGAAGCTCTGATTGCCACCGAAGATGCCAGATTTTATGAGCATGATGGGATTGATAATCGTAGCCTGCTAAGGGTTTTCTTTAAATCTATTTTACTTCAGGATGAATCTGCCGGAGGAGGAAGCACCATTACGCTGCAATTAGCCAAGAACATTTATGGGCGTCGGGATTTTGGAATGTTCGGCATTGTGATAAATAAGATGCAGGAAGCGGTGATTGCAAAGAGATTGGAAAATATCTATTCTAAAGATGAGATCATACAGCTCTATTTTAATACGGTTCCGTTTAGTGATAACACCTACGGAATTGAAAGTGCTTCCCTAAAATTTTTCAACAAACATACTTCCGCCTTAAGCCTAGAGGAAGCTGCTGTTCTGGTTGGAATGCTAAAGGCTAGCCATTATTATAATCCCAGAATTTTTCCGGAACGTAGTCGTTTAAGACGTGATGTAGTTTTAATGCAAATGTCCAAGTATGATTATCTAAGCGTGGAGGAAGCTGAAGAAGCTAAAATGCAACCGCTAGTCCTGGATTATAAAAGTTATAGCAACAATAAAGGGGTTGCTCCGTATTTTAGAGAACAGATTAGAAAAGACGTTAGTAAGATTCTTGACACCCTTAAAAATAAGGATGGACAGAAATATAATATTTATCGTGACGGACTTATTGTTCACACTACCCTTAATTATGAAATGCAGCAATTAGCTGAAGAAGCTATGACAGAGCATATGTCTGAATTGCAACAGGAACATGAAAAATCTTACGGGAATTATGCACCCTGGATTCGTAATAAAGATATATTAAATAGTGCCATCAAAAGATCCGGGAGGTATCAAAATTTACAAAAAGATGGAATGAGTGAGCGTGATATTCTCAAAGAATTGGAAAAAACCCGCCCCACCGAACTTTTTGAATATGAGGGTATGGAAACAAAAAATGTGAGTACTATTGATAGTATTTCACATTATTTAAAGTTTCTAAATTCAGGTTTACTGGCGGTAAGTCCAAAAAACGGTGCGGTCCAGGCCTGGGTGGGTGGTGTAGATTTCCGTTTCTTCAAATATGACCATGTTGCGCAAAGTAAAAGACAGGTGGGATCTACTTTTAAACCGTTTGTTTATACGGCTGCTCTGGAAAGTGGAATTGATCCCTGCTCCTATTTTTCTGTTCGGGAAGTTACGTATGCAGATGGCTGGACTCCTTCTAATTCATCTTCTGAAGGTGACGATCCAAATATGAACTATAATTTGAAAACTGCTTTAAGTCAGTCAATGAATACCATTGCGGTAAAAGTACTGATGGAAACAGGAATAGAGAAGGTTATAAATCAGGCTCGTAAAATGGGTATAGTATCTGATCTTCCACAAGTTCCCTCTATTGCCTTAGGGACAGCATCACTCAATCTAGGTGAACTTACTTCAGCATATACCAGTTTCGTAAATGATGGGCGTTATTCTAAACCCTATTATATTACTAAAATTGAAGATGGAAATGGGAATTTACTCGCTGAGTTTCAACCGGAAGTATCAAAGACGAGAGCTTTTTCAGAAGATACCAGAAAGATCATGCTTAATATGATGCAGGCAACGGTTAATGAAGGAACTGCTACCAGGTTAAGATATAAATACGGCCTGCAAAATGATATTGCAGGAAAGACAGGAACCACACAGGATAACAAGGATGGCTGGTTTGTAGGAATTACTCCAGAATTGGTTTGCGTAACCTGGGTGGGTGCAGACGATCACAGGATAGGATTCAGAAATACAGGTATTGGTCAGGGAGCAAATTCTGCCCTCCCTGTTTTTGCCAAACTCATGCAAAAAATGAATGCCGATTCAGAATTTAATAATATCACAAATGCAAGGTTCCAGCCCTTAAGTCGGGAATTGGCAGAATTGATGGAATGTCCGCCAGAAGAACGTGATAACTTTTTTGAAAGATTATTTTCCGGAAATAAAAATAAAAATTCCAGGAATGAGGAAAAGGACGATAAAAAGAAAAAGAAAGGTTTCTTTAAACGTCTATTCGGCAAAAAGGATGATAACTAA
- a CDS encoding SdiA-regulated domain-containing protein — MNKWAIGIIALTLILAGVVYAIYESNDYDFEDSTKSYEILNKWELPEELDEVSGMQWIGDEKIACVQDEDGIIFIYDLSTSKIIKQYKFANSGDYEALTSLNNELWVAESNGKLFNIKSLEGVEENSEVIELEFEYRNNIEGLAANTNGELWLSVKERNLDNSSGYKGIYSFNPLTNKLNKEPVLKISYDDPKFDVLKTDNPRKLIRPSDITFSPLNDDLYVLDAEFQKVLIVDRKGQINNLHLLDPAEFAQPEGICFSPSGRLFIANESLGGPANIIEVKIN; from the coding sequence ATGAATAAATGGGCCATTGGTATCATCGCGTTAACTTTAATTTTAGCTGGAGTTGTATATGCCATTTATGAAAGTAATGATTACGATTTTGAAGATTCGACTAAATCTTACGAAATTCTAAACAAATGGGAGCTACCAGAAGAACTTGATGAAGTCTCCGGTATGCAATGGATTGGAGATGAAAAAATAGCCTGTGTGCAGGATGAAGATGGAATTATTTTTATTTATGATCTATCAACCTCTAAAATAATAAAGCAATACAAATTTGCCAATTCCGGTGATTACGAAGCATTAACTTCTTTAAATAACGAATTATGGGTAGCCGAAAGCAATGGTAAGCTCTTCAATATAAAAAGTCTGGAGGGAGTAGAAGAGAATTCTGAGGTAATTGAGCTTGAATTTGAATATCGAAATAATATTGAAGGCCTTGCTGCAAATACCAATGGTGAGCTTTGGTTATCTGTGAAAGAGAGAAATCTTGATAATAGCAGTGGTTATAAAGGTATTTATTCTTTTAACCCATTAACTAATAAACTTAATAAAGAGCCGGTTTTAAAAATAAGTTATGATGATCCGAAATTTGATGTTTTAAAGACAGATAATCCCCGAAAGCTTATTCGTCCTTCAGATATCACTTTTTCTCCTCTTAATGATGATCTCTATGTTTTGGATGCTGAATTCCAAAAGGTTCTTATTGTAGATCGTAAAGGACAAATAAATAATCTACATCTTCTGGATCCAGCGGAATTTGCCCAGCCGGAAGGTATTTGTTTTAGCCCGTCCGGTAGATTATTTATTGCCAATGAATCCCTGGGAGGGCCGGCAAATATTATTGAAGTTAAAATAAACTAA
- a CDS encoding dipeptidase: MQLKLFVFILFSSILTVNAQKTDQKIMERAKKIHKEAITIDTHNDINVDNFTDNKNYTTDLDTQVNLPKMDEGEMDVTWLIVYTGQESLDEEGYKAAYANAISKFEAIHRLTDEIAPDRIGLATNSEEVRKLVKQGKKVAMIGVENAYPIGTDLNRIKEFYDLGARYMSLSHNGHSQFSDSNTGEENDEWLYNGLSELGKEAVIEMNKYGIMIDVSHPSKEAIKDMFELSKAPLIASHSSARALCDHSRNLDDELLALFKEHGGVVQTVAFSSYLNTEKDDAYEEASRKVYEQKAAEMDLQILPRDTVRNFTDEKRTAYYNQISKIKSSAKPEIDKLKETVIPVNVSDFVDHIDYLVEKIGIDHVGISSDFDGGGGIEGWQDASETLNVTIELVKRGYTDEEIKKLWGENLLRVMDEVQAVADDLQKS; the protein is encoded by the coding sequence ATGCAACTAAAACTATTCGTATTTATACTATTTTCAAGTATTCTCACGGTTAATGCCCAAAAAACAGATCAGAAAATTATGGAAAGGGCAAAAAAGATTCATAAAGAAGCAATTACTATAGATACCCACAATGATATTAATGTAGATAATTTTACAGATAATAAGAATTATACCACGGATCTGGATACCCAGGTAAACCTTCCTAAGATGGATGAGGGAGAAATGGATGTGACCTGGCTAATTGTTTATACAGGACAGGAATCCTTAGACGAAGAAGGTTATAAAGCTGCTTACGCTAATGCAATAAGCAAATTTGAAGCGATTCATCGCCTTACCGACGAAATAGCACCGGATAGAATAGGTTTAGCTACGAATTCTGAAGAAGTTCGGAAACTGGTTAAACAAGGAAAAAAGGTTGCTATGATAGGTGTGGAAAATGCATATCCTATTGGGACTGACCTAAACAGAATTAAAGAATTCTATGATCTTGGAGCCAGGTATATGTCTCTTTCTCATAATGGGCATAGCCAGTTTAGTGATTCTAATACGGGCGAAGAAAATGATGAATGGCTTTATAATGGTTTAAGCGAATTAGGAAAAGAGGCGGTTATAGAAATGAATAAATATGGAATAATGATAGATGTTTCACATCCTAGTAAAGAAGCAATTAAAGATATGTTTGAGCTATCAAAAGCACCATTAATTGCCTCGCATTCTTCCGCTCGTGCTTTATGCGATCATAGCAGAAACCTGGATGATGAATTACTAGCGTTATTTAAAGAACATGGCGGAGTGGTTCAAACCGTTGCATTTAGTTCTTATTTGAATACAGAGAAGGATGATGCTTATGAAGAAGCCAGTCGTAAAGTTTATGAGCAGAAAGCTGCTGAAATGGATCTCCAGATCTTACCAAGAGATACGGTCAGAAATTTCACAGATGAGAAACGTACGGCATATTATAATCAAATAAGCAAGATCAAATCTTCTGCTAAACCTGAAATTGATAAACTTAAAGAAACGGTTATTCCGGTAAATGTTTCAGATTTTGTAGATCATATAGATTATCTGGTAGAAAAAATTGGAATTGATCACGTAGGTATTAGTTCAGATTTTGATGGTGGCGGAGGAATCGAAGGATGGCAGGATGCTTCAGAAACCCTGAATGTGACCATTGAACTTGTAAAACGTGGTTATACCGACGAGGAAATCAAAAAATTATGGGGAGAAAATTTACTGCGAGTTATGGATGAAGTACAGGCAGTTGCAGATGATCTTCAGAAATCCTAA
- a CDS encoding RimK family alpha-L-glutamate ligase — MKKYIVVNQPETWTISSEHVTIISSKDYLTNPEYSRLKKARVFNLCKDYSYQSKGYYVSLLAEARGHLAIPTLKNLVDLGEPKLIKIVSEDFDDLIQQTLKNLKSQEFTLSIYFGQNVAAKYKELSAMFFRHFQIPFLRVKFNFTTRWNIKSIKAISESEIPEEHKESVLISAEQYFAKKRYDTPRANVSEYDLAILVQPNDVAPPSNAKALKKFIEIGEKLGFATEILEPKDLSRLPAFDALFIRQSTEVNNEAYAFARKAQQEDIAILDYPDAILKCCNKVFMAEALENSKIPTPKTVIVHKDNLKSVLEITKLPVVLKSPDSTFSFGVKKASTEEEYLELVSTMLKKSELVIAQEFSPSDYDWRIGVLDGKAFYACRYYMAKGHWQIYNWDAKNKDDQDGNADSLPIEKVPEKILKNALKAAKLMGKGLYGIDIKEVDGEALVIEINDNPNIDAGVEDEYYGDQVYIDVLTALKNRLENKI, encoded by the coding sequence ATGAAAAAATATATTGTCGTAAATCAGCCGGAGACGTGGACGATCTCTTCTGAGCATGTTACTATAATTTCGTCCAAAGACTATCTCACTAATCCTGAATATTCGAGACTTAAAAAAGCGCGAGTTTTTAATCTCTGTAAGGATTATTCATACCAGTCTAAGGGATACTATGTTTCGCTTTTAGCTGAAGCCAGGGGGCATCTGGCAATTCCAACCTTAAAAAACCTTGTAGATCTTGGGGAACCAAAACTTATAAAAATTGTTTCTGAAGATTTTGACGATCTTATTCAGCAAACTCTCAAGAATTTAAAGTCTCAGGAATTTACGTTAAGTATATACTTTGGGCAGAATGTTGCTGCAAAGTACAAGGAATTAAGTGCTATGTTTTTTAGGCATTTTCAAATTCCGTTTTTAAGAGTTAAATTCAATTTTACAACCAGATGGAATATAAAAAGTATCAAAGCTATTTCAGAATCTGAAATTCCGGAAGAGCATAAAGAAAGTGTGCTGATTTCTGCAGAACAATATTTTGCAAAAAAGCGATATGATACTCCCAGAGCGAACGTTTCAGAATATGATCTTGCTATTCTGGTCCAACCTAATGATGTTGCCCCGCCAAGTAATGCAAAGGCACTCAAAAAGTTTATAGAAATAGGGGAGAAGCTTGGTTTTGCTACTGAAATTCTGGAACCTAAAGATCTTTCAAGGTTGCCCGCATTCGATGCTTTGTTTATAAGACAAAGTACTGAAGTTAATAATGAAGCCTATGCATTTGCAAGAAAAGCACAACAGGAAGATATCGCTATTCTGGATTATCCAGATGCTATTTTAAAATGCTGTAATAAGGTATTTATGGCAGAAGCTTTAGAAAACTCAAAAATTCCTACCCCAAAAACGGTGATCGTTCATAAAGATAATTTAAAGTCGGTTTTAGAAATTACAAAATTACCGGTGGTTCTAAAATCTCCCGACTCAACTTTTTCTTTCGGAGTTAAAAAAGCAAGTACTGAAGAGGAATATTTAGAATTGGTTTCTACAATGCTTAAGAAGTCTGAACTTGTGATTGCCCAGGAATTCTCGCCATCAGATTATGATTGGAGAATTGGGGTTTTAGACGGAAAAGCTTTTTATGCCTGTAGGTATTATATGGCTAAAGGCCACTGGCAGATCTATAATTGGGATGCCAAAAATAAAGACGATCAGGATGGAAATGCAGATTCATTACCTATTGAAAAGGTTCCGGAGAAGATTTTAAAAAACGCTCTAAAAGCGGCTAAACTTATGGGCAAAGGCTTATACGGAATAGATATTAAAGAAGTAGATGGAGAGGCATTGGTGATCGAGATCAACGACAATCCTAATATTGATGCGGGAGTGGAAGACGAATATTATGGTGATCAGGTTTACATAGATGTATTGACTGCACTTAAAAATCGATTAGAAAATAAAATATAA
- a CDS encoding glutamate-cysteine ligase family protein encodes MAYHLFEVFGIELEYMLVKRSNFKVNPIVDQLFIEKHGSITSDTENGKIEWSNELVAHVVEMKTNGPTNDLLDLDSLFAENVREMNKHLQKFDTFLLPSASHPLMNPQTETKLWEHHYNKIYSLYNKIFNCKGHGWSNVQSMHINLPFFDDAEFEKLHAAVRILLPIIPGLSASSPVLDGKFTGFKDSRMEFYKSNQKEIPHMTGKIIPEQVFNKADYNKTIFEPIINAIKPFDTENILDHHFLNSRGAISRFDRNAIEIRVIDIQENPSADIAIAAFIVEVLKLFVSEELVSLEDQKSWHEDDLFLILDEVIGSAETTLITDKKYLAIFDLQREADVKKIWKILYARVGSKLSENHQKRIEFILQHGSLSTRILKAIRNDFSKEHIKKVYFRLAECLNENRMFRP; translated from the coding sequence ATGGCTTATCATCTTTTTGAAGTATTTGGGATTGAACTGGAGTATATGCTGGTTAAGAGGTCTAATTTTAAGGTCAACCCAATTGTAGATCAACTTTTTATTGAAAAACACGGTTCTATAACTTCAGATACTGAGAATGGAAAAATTGAATGGAGCAATGAGCTTGTAGCCCATGTGGTGGAGATGAAAACAAATGGTCCTACTAATGATCTTTTGGATCTTGATTCGCTATTTGCAGAAAATGTCAGGGAGATGAATAAGCATCTGCAAAAATTTGACACTTTTCTTCTTCCCTCTGCATCCCATCCATTAATGAATCCGCAAACTGAAACTAAGCTATGGGAACATCATTACAATAAGATTTACAGTCTTTATAATAAGATTTTTAATTGCAAAGGGCATGGTTGGAGCAATGTTCAAAGTATGCACATTAATCTTCCTTTTTTTGATGACGCTGAATTTGAAAAATTACATGCGGCGGTAAGAATTTTGCTTCCGATAATTCCGGGGCTTTCGGCAAGCTCGCCCGTATTAGATGGTAAATTTACAGGTTTTAAAGATTCCCGAATGGAATTTTATAAATCCAATCAAAAAGAAATCCCTCATATGACGGGGAAAATCATTCCCGAACAGGTTTTCAATAAAGCCGATTACAATAAAACGATCTTTGAACCAATAATTAATGCTATTAAGCCGTTTGATACTGAAAATATTTTAGATCATCACTTTTTAAATTCGCGGGGAGCAATCTCAAGATTTGACCGCAACGCAATTGAAATTAGAGTGATAGACATCCAGGAAAACCCATCGGCAGATATAGCTATCGCGGCCTTTATTGTTGAAGTGTTGAAGTTATTTGTTAGCGAAGAGTTAGTCTCTCTAGAAGACCAGAAGTCCTGGCATGAAGATGATTTATTCCTTATTTTAGATGAAGTTATTGGCAGTGCTGAAACTACCTTAATAACCGATAAAAAGTATCTCGCAATATTCGATCTTCAAAGGGAGGCTGACGTAAAAAAGATCTGGAAAATACTGTATGCCAGGGTGGGCAGTAAACTAAGTGAAAACCATCAAAAACGTATAGAGTTTATATTGCAACATGGTAGCTTATCCACAAGAATCCTTAAGGCTATAAGAAACGATTTTTCAAAAGAGCACATAAAAAAGGTCTATTTTAGACTTGCAGAGTGTCTTAATGAAAATAGAATGTTCAGACCATGA
- a CDS encoding N-formylglutamate amidohydrolase, protein MKFVLSCEHAFPDIPEKYQYVFEKDPYVLETHVAYDPGAFDLYQKLENSVDFSKYQTIGRLLVETNRSQHHKSFLSRYSKNLQKEQITNIVQTYYLPYREEIEDKISDLIREGNTVLHISVHTFTPVLNSVKRNCDIGLLYDPKRLVEKEFCRKWKNNLLKENSDLKIRYNYPYLGKADGFTTSLRKVFRNDYLGIELEVNQKWVSENKMNNNLKSSILKSLKN, encoded by the coding sequence ATGAAATTTGTTCTAAGCTGTGAGCATGCTTTCCCCGATATCCCTGAAAAATATCAATATGTGTTTGAAAAGGATCCTTATGTTCTTGAAACTCATGTAGCATACGACCCGGGAGCATTCGATCTTTATCAAAAATTGGAGAATTCTGTAGATTTTAGTAAGTATCAAACTATCGGCAGGTTATTAGTTGAAACCAATAGATCTCAACATCACAAAAGTTTTTTATCCAGATATTCAAAGAATTTACAGAAGGAGCAAATAACCAACATAGTTCAAACGTATTACCTGCCATATCGTGAGGAAATAGAAGATAAAATTTCAGACCTTATTAGAGAAGGAAATACTGTTCTACATATATCGGTTCATACTTTTACCCCGGTTTTAAATTCTGTGAAAAGAAATTGTGACATAGGGCTGCTATATGACCCGAAGCGATTGGTAGAAAAGGAATTTTGCAGGAAATGGAAAAATAATTTATTAAAGGAAAATTCTGATTTGAAAATTAGATACAATTATCCTTATTTAGGCAAGGCAGATGGTTTTACGACCTCTTTAAGAAAAGTATTTCGCAATGATTATCTGGGAATAGAATTGGAAGTAAACCAGAAATGGGTAAGTGAGAATAAAATGAACAATAATTTAAAAAGTTCAATTCTGAAATCATTAAAGAACTAA
- a CDS encoding OsmC family protein yields the protein MKRKGSAVWEGSLKEGKGKISLESGVLKDAQYSFKTRFENGKGTNPEELVGAAHAGCFSMQLSAFLTEDGFEPDKVETTSEITFEDGEITKSHLILNAVVPGIDKDKFDKIANKAKESCPLSKLLKAEITLEYDLK from the coding sequence ATGAAAAGAAAAGGATCAGCCGTTTGGGAAGGCTCATTGAAAGAAGGAAAAGGAAAAATAAGTCTTGAAAGCGGCGTTCTAAAAGATGCGCAATATTCTTTTAAAACACGGTTTGAAAATGGTAAAGGAACGAATCCTGAAGAACTCGTAGGAGCTGCTCATGCCGGTTGCTTTAGCATGCAACTTTCAGCATTTTTAACTGAAGACGGTTTTGAACCGGACAAGGTAGAAACCACCTCTGAAATTACTTTTGAAGATGGAGAGATCACAAAATCTCATCTTATACTGAATGCAGTTGTGCCAGGGATTGATAAAGATAAGTTTGATAAGATCGCTAATAAGGCTAAAGAAAGTTGTCCACTTTCTAAGCTTTTAAAAGCTGAAATTACATTGGAATACGATTTGAAATAA
- a CDS encoding FKBP-type peptidyl-prolyl cis-trans isomerase has translation MSQVKQNDAVKVHYTGKLEDGQVFDSSVERGEPLEFTLGEGQLIPGFEEGLIGMEVKEKKTINIPKEEAYGEPKAELIQEVEKNQLPEELKPEVGMPLVSKGPDGREINLVVTEIKEESIVVDANHPLAGKDLVFDLEVVEIK, from the coding sequence ATGAGTCAAGTAAAGCAAAATGACGCCGTTAAGGTACATTACACAGGGAAGTTAGAAGACGGTCAGGTTTTCGATAGTTCAGTAGAACGCGGAGAACCACTAGAATTTACTCTAGGAGAAGGTCAACTTATCCCAGGTTTTGAAGAAGGTCTTATCGGTATGGAAGTGAAAGAAAAGAAAACGATCAATATACCAAAAGAAGAAGCTTACGGAGAGCCTAAAGCTGAGCTAATTCAGGAAGTTGAAAAAAATCAACTACCAGAAGAGCTTAAACCAGAAGTAGGAATGCCACTTGTTTCTAAAGGTCCTGATGGTCGTGAGATCAACCTTGTAGTTACTGAGATTAAAGAGGAAAGTATCGTAGTTGATGCTAATCATCCTTTAGCTGGTAAAGATCTTGTTTTTGATCTTGAAGTAGTTGAGATCAAGTAA
- a CDS encoding Gfo/Idh/MocA family protein produces MTKTKKISSLDSRRDFMKKSAIAASGIMIVPRHVLGGPGFTAPSDKLLIAGIGVGGKGQSDLLSFYESGKAEIAFLCDVDDRRAAVSRERFPKAKYYKDYRELFDKESKNFDAVSIASPDHNHAVQTMAAMERGKHVYVQKPLTHDIYEARKLTEAAEEYKVVTQMGNQGASGDGVRKMKEWYDAGLIGEVEEVYVWTNRPVWPQGIPWPKNSSPVPSELDWKLWLGTAPCKDYVDGLVPFNWRGWWDYGTGALGDMGCHLIEPPFSVLGLKYPKDVECSVGSLYVDEFKRGYFPESCPPSSHVIMSFDGKSSVSKDIKLHWMDGGIKPMRPEELGPEETFGDGGNGALIIGSKGKMMCGTYGLNPQLLPTSKTEEVNLPQKYSRVEGGINGHYAQWVEAAIAGHGKKEVSSPFSIAGPLTESLLIANLAIRGYDIQKTRKDEEGKDQIYYPGRDIKMIWDAENMKVTNFDEANQFVKRDYPEGFTL; encoded by the coding sequence ATGACTAAAACAAAGAAAATAAGCAGTTTAGATTCTCGGAGAGATTTTATGAAAAAATCGGCCATTGCTGCAAGCGGAATAATGATAGTTCCGCGCCACGTCCTTGGAGGCCCCGGATTTACTGCGCCAAGCGATAAACTTTTAATCGCTGGAATAGGAGTAGGAGGTAAAGGACAATCTGATCTACTTAGTTTTTACGAAAGTGGGAAAGCTGAAATTGCCTTTCTATGTGATGTTGATGATCGCAGAGCCGCAGTTTCAAGAGAGCGCTTTCCAAAGGCAAAATATTACAAAGACTATAGAGAACTTTTTGATAAAGAATCTAAAAACTTTGATGCGGTAAGTATTGCTAGCCCAGATCATAATCATGCTGTACAAACTATGGCAGCTATGGAACGTGGTAAGCATGTATATGTACAGAAACCACTAACACACGATATTTATGAAGCCCGGAAATTAACCGAAGCTGCTGAAGAATATAAGGTGGTTACTCAAATGGGAAACCAGGGAGCATCTGGCGACGGAGTGAGGAAAATGAAAGAGTGGTATGATGCAGGACTAATAGGAGAAGTAGAAGAGGTTTATGTTTGGACGAACCGCCCGGTATGGCCACAGGGAATACCATGGCCTAAGAATTCTTCTCCGGTTCCTTCTGAACTGGATTGGAAACTTTGGCTGGGTACCGCACCTTGTAAAGATTATGTAGACGGACTGGTTCCCTTCAATTGGCGTGGCTGGTGGGATTATGGAACTGGCGCACTTGGAGATATGGGGTGTCATCTTATTGAACCTCCATTTAGTGTTCTAGGGTTAAAGTATCCAAAAGATGTTGAATGTAGTGTTGGAAGTCTATACGTAGATGAATTTAAAAGAGGCTATTTTCCGGAGAGCTGTCCGCCATCCAGTCATGTGATTATGAGCTTTGATGGTAAAAGCAGTGTTTCAAAAGATATTAAATTGCATTGGATGGATGGAGGAATCAAACCAATGCGTCCCGAAGAGCTCGGTCCAGAAGAAACTTTTGGTGACGGAGGAAATGGAGCTTTAATTATTGGTTCTAAAGGTAAAATGATGTGTGGAACTTATGGCTTAAATCCGCAATTACTGCCAACCTCTAAAACAGAGGAAGTAAATCTTCCTCAAAAATATTCTAGGGTAGAAGGCGGTATAAATGGACATTATGCGCAGTGGGTAGAAGCTGCCATTGCTGGTCATGGAAAGAAAGAGGTAAGTTCTCCTTTTAGTATAGCAGGACCTCTAACGGAGTCTCTTCTTATTGCAAATCTCGCCATTAGAGGATATGATATTCAGAAAACCAGGAAGGATGAAGAAGGTAAAGATCAAATTTATTATCCAGGAAGAGATATAAAAATGATTTGGGATGCAGAGAATATGAAAGTAACTAATTTTGATGAAGCTAATCAGTTTGTAAAGCGTGATTATCCAGAAGGTTTTACTTTATAA
- a CDS encoding 3D domain-containing protein has product MKYVKFCFTAINFKKLAAFCILILFLNSCKNFNSDENEEEWVTVCVTATAYNSLDYQTAGNPRITAWGDTLKPGMNAIAVSRDLIRLGLDHNSKIKIEGFDGVFLVKDKMHYRWRHRIDIYMGENVKRARKFGRKKINISYIFEKDTISK; this is encoded by the coding sequence ATGAAATACGTGAAATTTTGTTTTACTGCGATTAACTTTAAAAAGTTAGCAGCCTTTTGTATCCTAATATTATTTTTGAATTCCTGTAAAAATTTCAATTCAGATGAAAATGAAGAGGAGTGGGTTACTGTCTGCGTCACTGCAACAGCCTATAATTCTCTTGATTATCAAACTGCTGGTAATCCCCGTATAACCGCATGGGGTGATACTTTGAAGCCGGGAATGAATGCCATTGCAGTTTCCAGGGATTTAATTAGATTAGGACTGGATCATAACTCAAAAATTAAAATTGAAGGTTTTGACGGGGTGTTCCTGGTAAAGGATAAAATGCATTATCGCTGGCGGCATAGAATAGATATCTATATGGGTGAAAATGTAAAACGAGCTAGAAAATTTGGTAGAAAGAAAATTAATATTTCCTATATCTTCGAAAAGGACACGATTTCGAAATAA